One Lycium barbarum isolate Lr01 chromosome 5, ASM1917538v2, whole genome shotgun sequence genomic window carries:
- the LOC132642691 gene encoding protein NRT1/ PTR FAMILY 1.2-like — protein sequence MVTETELEEKSRKGGLKTMPFIIVNESFEKVGSFGLQPNMIIYLMTFYQMSAATGASILGIWNALSNGLAIVGAFFADSYLGRFRVVSIGSISTLMGMIILWLTAMIPQLTSSPCSQFRHVCNGPTAFQLAVLFSCFGFMSLGAGFVRPCSIIFGADQLKKRENPENQRLIDSYFNWYYASIGISTIFAVTVIIYIQDRYGWQVGFGIPVILMFFSVLMFLIGSPLYVKVEANESLFIGLVQAVVAAFRKRFTNIPLIYIDDCYYQPHESELMAPSNDFRCLNRACLIQDPQRDLNPDGSASNPWSLCSVEQVESLKALLRVLPMWSTGIVIFVMTRQFPFSVLQTRTMDRHIFPRVEVPAASFSVFLVIALTIWIIFYDRVLVPLLSNYTGRPRGLSPIVRMGIGLIVSCVSMALSAITESIRRQRAIEEGHEDNPSAIVNMSAMWFVPQYALLGLAEAAHSVGQIEFFYSLLPNSMSSIASAMSTTGTAVSCLAASVLVSGVDWLSSTRGKTSWLSSNINKGHLDYYYWLLTCLSLLNFFYFLAVCRFYDGSSRLSHEAEEKQCDYRLLPES from the exons ATGGTGACAGAAACAGAACTTGAAGAGAAATCAAGAAAGGGTGGTCTGAAAACCATGCCTTTCATAATTG TGAATGAATCATTTGAGAAGGTGGGAAGTTTCGGTTTACAGCCCAACATGATAATATATTTGATGACATTTTATCAAATGAGTGCTGCCACTGGAGCTAGCATTCTTGGAATATGGAATGCACTTTCAAATGGGCTGGCTATTGTAGGGGCATTTTTTGCTGATTCTTATTTGGGTCGGTTCAGGGTTGTTTCCATTGGATCCATATCCACCCTTATG GGAATGATTATTCTTTGGCTCACTGCCATGATTCCGCAACTCACATCTTCACCCTGCTCTCAGTTCCGACATGTTTGTAATGGACCAACAGCATTCCAACTTGCCGTTCTATTTTCATGTTTTGGGTTTATGTCCCTTGGAGCTGGTTTTGTTAGACCTTGTTCAATAATATTTGGTGCCGATCAATTGAAAAAAAGAGAGAACCCTGAGAACCAGAGGCTTATTGATAGCTATTTCAACTGGTACTATGCTAGCATAGGGATTTCAACTATTTTTGCAGTTACCGTTATCATTTATATTCAAGATCGTTATGGTTGGCAAGTCGGCTTTGGCATCCCTGTTATCCTCATGTTTTTCTCTGTCTTGATGTTCCTAATCGGTTCTCCCCTTTATGTCAAAGTGGAAGCTAATGAAAGCTTGTTCATAGGATTGGTTCAAGCAGTTGTAGCAGCTTTTAGGAAAAGATTTACCAATATTCCATTGATATATATTGATGACTGCTATTATCAGCCACATGAATCAGAGCTCATGGCACCGTCAAATGACTTCAG GTGTTTAAATAGAGCTTGCCTGATTCAAGATCCTCAACGTGATTTAAATCCAGATGGATCAGCTTCAAATCCGTGGAGTCTTTGTAGTGTGGAACAGGTGGAATCATTGAAGGCTCTTCTTAGAGTACTTCCAATGTGGTCCACTGGTATTGTGATCTTTGTGATGACGCGTCAATTCCCATTTTCCGTACTTCAAACAAGGACCATGGATAGACATATCTTCCCTCGAGTCGAAGTACCAGCAGCATCATTCAGTGTTTTCCTGGTTATTGCTTTAACAATCTGGATTATCTTCTATGATCGTGTTTTGGTCCCTTTGCTATCAAACTATACTGGACGGCCAAGAGGGCTTAGTCCTATTGTCCGAATGGGAATTGGCTTAATAGTCTCCTGTGTGTCTATGGCATTGTCAGCAATAACAGAAAGCATAAGACGACAAAGGGCAATAGAGGAAGGTCATGAGGACAACCCAAGTGCTATAGTGAACATGTCTGCTATGTGGTTCGTGCCACAATATGCACTACTAGGGCTGGCTGAGGCAGCACATTCAGTTGGACAGATTGAGTTCTTCTATTCTCTGTTACCCAACAGCATGTCCAGCATTGCATCGGCTATGTCAACAACTGGGACTGCTGTGTCGTGTTTGGCTGCAAGTGTTCTGGTGAGCGGGGTGGATTGGCTTTCATCAACCAGAGGTAAAACGAGCTGGCTTTCGAGCAACATTAATAAGGGCCACCTGGATTACTATTACTGGCTACTTACTTGTTTGAGTTTGCTCAACTTCTTCTATTTCCTGGCCGTGTGCCGGTTTTATGATGGGAGCAGTAGGTTATCTCATGAGGCAGAAGAAAAACAATGTGATTACAGGCTTTTACCTGAATCTTGA